In Deltaproteobacteria bacterium, the genomic stretch TGCTCATTGGGATTGATGGCCAAGTCAGTTTGTTCGACGTCCAATGAAGATGCCTCATAAACGGCAGCCGACTGGGAACGAGGGGGGGGGACCGGATCGTATCCGGAGCCGCCCAACGGATGGCATCTCATAATGCGAGTGAGAGCCAGGGACATTCCTGTCAGGCATCCGTGCATCCGAACGGCCTCGACGGCGTATTCGGAACAGGTCGGCACGTAGCGGCAGCAGGGGGGGTAAAGCGGAGACACGAAGGTACGGTAGAGCCTGAGCAGGAAGACAAGAACGCTACATATGATGCGACCGGCAAGAACGTCTATCCTTGGCTCGCGTGGCCAAGAGCACCAGTTCTTCGTCAACCAGGAATTGATGGATGCGCGTACAGTCAATCCCCCTTTTGGGTACGATGACGACATCCCATCCTGTGAACAGATTTCTGTGTCTTCGATATGC encodes the following:
- the yidD gene encoding membrane protein insertion efficiency factor YidD, giving the protein MSSSYPKGGLTVRASINSWLTKNWCSWPREPRIDVLAGRIICSVLVFLLRLYRTFVSPLYPPCCRYVPTCSEYAVEAVRMHGCLTGMSLALTRIMRCHPLGGSGYDPVPPPRSQSAAVYEASSLDVEQTDLAINPNEHRTGLHRPQLSITTLATNKSHG